The Pseudalkalibacillus hwajinpoensis DNA window AAAACTCGGTTATATATTCGCAGACGGAGTCTTATTAACACCTGCGTGTGCTCTTATCATTTTCGCTACAACACCACTATACGCTACCTATACAGATCCAACAGTATGGGCAAATGCAATGGGCTATTGCGTCGCGAGCGGCACCGTTGTCTCACCTGAATTATTCGAGCAATTCAAACCACTCGGAATCATGGAAGATCAACAGCTTGGCGGCATTATCATGAAAATCATCCAGGAACTCTCATACGGCTCAGCCCTTGGCTACATCTTCTTCCAATGGGCAAGAAAAGAACGCGAAAAAGACGCCGAAGAACTACAATCCCCCGAATTCAGAATCTCGGAAATATAGAAAAGCGGAAGCAGCCGTTTAGGTCCGGCAGGCGCTGGAGCCTTTCAAAATTAACACGCTTTTTGTGTTCAGATTGAAAGGTGAAGCGACCGAGGACCTGGCTGCTGCAGCTAGATCAGAAAAGCGGAAACCGGTTAGAAACATATTGAAATAATCCCTTAAAAAAACGTGAAGCCCCGAGGCTTCACGTCTTTTTTCCATACTCTGAGAAACGAATAATCATTAAACGGAGCATAAAACCAACCCCCACTCCTATTACAATCCCGATAATAGGAATAAATGTGGATGGGACATAAATGATAAAAGGGAGAACATCTGAATAAACGACTCCTACCGTTGAAAAATATGCTCCCGTGACAAAAGGCAATGATAAATAAACAGGTGGTACTTCTCCAGATTTCTCAATCGCGCTCAAAAAACTTTCATAAATGGCATAGAGATAAACACATGGATAAAACATCGCCCACTCATAATTTGTGACGAGGACCGCTTCTTCTGACTTCCCTTGAAAACTATATAGAATATTTAAATTCAAATTAGATTTTACATTAATAACGAATTCTAAAAGAATAAAAAACGCTCCTAGAATATATGCTTTGTTAATAATTTGTCCAAACCCAGGAAATGCAATGCTCCAAAGAAGCACTTCGAATGGAAACACTTTTCTTTTCACCAAACCACCAGCTTTTCTTCTAATTACGTACAACGCTATTTTTTCCAAATAATTGTCAATCAATGCGGTTCAACTGGAATTTTTTCCAGAAGTAACGTCTTTCCTTTTGTCTCATACTACACGTAAGAGCAAAAGAAAGGAGCTAGTGCTATGCTGACCACTGAACAACTTCGATCATTTAAAAGATCGATCCAGAATCGAATAAATGAAATTAATAACGAGTTAGCTGACAACAATGAATTTGGGCTTTCAGAGTCATTTGTTCAACATTCAACAGGTGAACTGTCAAATTATGATAATCATCCAGGAGACACAGGTACCGAGCTCTACGAACGTGAAAAGGATATTTCTTTGTACGAGCATACAAAACAGGAATTAGCAGAGCTTACAAGTGCTCTACAGCGTATTGGAAGTGGTAAATACGGTGTATGTACGGTATGTGGCAGAGAAATTACCGTTGAAAGACTTACTGCCCTGCCAACAGCAATAACATGTGTCGAACATAGTCCTTCACAGCAAACATCAAATCACAGGCCTGCCGAAGAAGATCCTCTCAATCCTCCATTCGGTAAATATGTGAATGACACGAAAGATGCAAACTTTTTTGATGCTGAAGATTCCTGGCAGCGTGCGGCAAGGTATGGTACATCTGAAACGCCTTCTGATTTTAACGAGCAGCAGATGGACTATGATAGCATGTATATTGAATCGCATGAGCCTTATGGATACGTAGAAGAAATCGAAACGTTTTTATCAGCTGATATTGATGGTAAACCAACTGGCGTTATTCCAAATGAAACTCATGAGCATTACGAAGATGAGCTCGATGACTACGAAGAACAGGCTTCTAAAGGTACAATCGAGGACACAGATCTTAGCTAACGAAGAAGCAGCCCGATTACTCTAATCGGACTGCTTCTTTACATTGCTTCAGGTGCATGGAGACCTAGTAAACGGAGTCCCTCTGTTATTACAATGGAAACCGCTGATACAAGCTGAAGTCTTGCTTGTTTTTGTGATTCATCCTCCAAAATTCGTAC harbors:
- a CDS encoding TraR/DksA C4-type zinc finger protein, with protein sequence MLTTEQLRSFKRSIQNRINEINNELADNNEFGLSESFVQHSTGELSNYDNHPGDTGTELYEREKDISLYEHTKQELAELTSALQRIGSGKYGVCTVCGREITVERLTALPTAITCVEHSPSQQTSNHRPAEEDPLNPPFGKYVNDTKDANFFDAEDSWQRAARYGTSETPSDFNEQQMDYDSMYIESHEPYGYVEEIETFLSADIDGKPTGVIPNETHEHYEDELDDYEEQASKGTIEDTDLS